A section of the Bacillota bacterium genome encodes:
- a CDS encoding lytic transglycosylase domain-containing protein, with protein MKKLLIIIIAAAITVIAAYGYITNEMFPLSYRNNISRYAEEYGVEQALIAAVIKTESNFKPNAASGKGAKGLMQLTKDTLFWLYSKTPDLEEFDEEHLTDPEKNIRYGTLNLSLLISKYGDETTALAAYNAGQGRVDKWLTDSRYSKDGKTLISIPYDETDKYIKRVMLYKKIYKILYPDLKKNNLVVINKTI; from the coding sequence AAAAAATTACTGATAATTATTATTGCCGCTGCAATAACAGTTATTGCAGCTTATGGATATATAACTAACGAAATGTTTCCGTTATCATACCGTAATAATATCTCGAGATATGCCGAAGAGTACGGCGTCGAGCAGGCGCTTATAGCTGCTGTTATTAAAACTGAAAGCAATTTTAAACCAAACGCCGCTTCCGGTAAGGGGGCAAAAGGTTTGATGCAGCTGACAAAGGATACATTATTCTGGTTATACTCAAAAACGCCTGATCTTGAAGAGTTTGATGAGGAACATCTGACCGACCCGGAAAAAAATATTAGATACGGGACGCTGAATCTTTCTCTTTTAATCAGTAAATACGGTGACGAAACGACGGCTCTTGCAGCTTATAATGCCGGTCAGGGGAGAGTTGACAAATGGCTTACTGACAGCCGATATTCCAAAGACGGCAAAACTCTTATTTCTATTCCCTATGATGAAACAGATAAATACATTAAGCGAGTTATGTTATATAAAAAAATATATAAAATTCTGTATCCAGATTTAAAAAAGAATAATTTAGTTGTAATAAATAAAACTATTTAA